The Nomascus leucogenys isolate Asia chromosome 21, Asia_NLE_v1, whole genome shotgun sequence genomic sequence tctgacaaaggtctaacatccaacatctataaggaacttaaacatatttacaagaaaaaacaaacaaccccattaaaaagtggacaaaggacataaacaggcacttctcaaaagaagacacacatgcaaccaacaaacataagaaaaaaaaagctcgacatcactgatcattagagaaatgcaaatcaaaaccacagtgagataccatcttgcatcagtcagaatggctattattaaaaagtcaacaaaaacgccagatgctgatgaggttgtggagaaaaaggaatgcttattcactgttggtgggagtgtaaattagttccactattgtagaagacagtgtgacaatttctTAGAGACATAGAggtagaaatatcatttgacccagcaatcccatttctgtgtatatacccaaaggaatgtaaatccttttactataaagacacatgcacacatatgttcactgccaCACTATTCACGGTAGCAAAGACATGagatcaacctaaatgctcatcaatgatagactggataaagaaaatgttctatGTATTTATCATGGAAtgctatataaacataaaaaggaatgggatcttgtcatttgcagggacacggatggagctggaggctattattcttagcaaactagcacaggaccagaaaatcaaatactgcatgtcctcacttgtaagtggaagctgaatgatgagaatacatggacatgTGGcagggaacagcacacactgggacctgttgaaGGGTggttggtgggaggagggagagggtcaggaagaatggatgctgggctgaatacctgggtgacaggatgatctgtacagcaaaccaccatggcacacatttacctatgtaacaaacctgcacatcctgcatccctgaacttaaaagttgaatttttttttaaaagaagcataaATAAAGTGCTAGTTGTTTTAAAAGAGTGAACACTCCCATCCTCTTCCAGGTAAGCAGAAAAAGCTTTGTGGATGAAAGCTTTATAAAATGGTAACATTTCATACACACCTCGAAGAAAGTTAACGTTTCAATTGCAAGTGACTTAGAGGTGAGTTGCAGTAGTAGGTATTCTCTGTGGAGAGAGCTATATGAATGACAACATTCACCTGACAGAGTAAGGAGTGTACAGAAGTCTCCTGGTAACTCACTTTGGCTGCAACACAGGTTCCATTAAGATAATTGTGGAGGAAGAGTCTCCAGAGTTAAACCAAGACTTTTTTTTGCAAAAGATCTCAAATAATTCAGGGTGAATAAATACTAGTTGaggaatatatatgcatattatacaATCTGTACAGACATATAAACAAACACatccatatgtatatattcatatatagatatatgtaccacatatgtatataatctGCTAGCAATGACAATCCATTAAAGTTAATTAAGTAGGACATGACTTAATTAAACTTAAATGCACAAATTACCTGGCAGCATTGTTAGGAAATAAGAGACTATAAAAGCATAAGGGAGATACTAACTAGAGTCTTGCAAAACAGACAGGTGAGTTGTTTCAGGTTGGGGACCTGGGTGATATAAATAGGAATGTAGATGAAATTATATATAGATGAAATTTTAGTGTTGAAAGAGGAAGAGTAGGGgtgacctgaagatggatcactcATAATACAGCAAGAGGATGTAGTGTGAGGAAAACTAAAATTTAAGGACTTTTGGGTCACAAAACGTCCATACTCTTGCTTATTTTCACACCTTTCCCAGCCACCTACTGGACACGATGAGATCATATCATTTTAGTATTATTTGATCTTTGGTAATACGCATTTAAGGCCACTTTATCCATAACAAATGCTAATAATTATGGAAATattactgatttccttttcttattgttttcatttttttaatgctagAAAAATTGATACCATTTACTTTCTATTCTGGCATTTTTCTTCTCTACATCCACgctaacttaatttttaaattatctgttagCTTTCTGAATTCGTTAGCAATGTGaatcttttcatgttttccaGTATCATACAAATACAACTGTAAAAGGCCTCCGAAGGCATCGTAAGTAAAGAGAGGCAAGTTGCCTCTTCTTATTACTCATAGAAATGAATAGAGATAAAATTACCTCTTAGAGTTTGGCCTTGCCTTGACAGTTTTAACTCACTTCTCATTTTATGATTGCATTTCCCATTCTATTTATTGCTTCAAGTGATATACGAGTTAAATTCTTATAAGAAGTGAAGTTCGACAATTCCAATAATCTAGAGTAAAAGATCTTTTGAGGGACAGCTGATTCCTGAGATCTTTATTGGCTCAACCAAACACAAATCTGCCACCACAATCCAGTTAAATGTGATGTTTTCAGACTATACAATTCTGTCAGCTGTATTATATTTCCTACTCAAATACTTTTGAGAGGAACTACAGTGCTTTAACACTTAAGGCATTTATAAAGCCACATGAAGAGTATTTAAAcctataaatgttttcatttgttttctgctttaattATCTAATATGATATGAACACCAGGTTAAAATTCCTTGGATGCTTTtgaataacatatataaatatttcaaggaGTTTATTAGGTATAAAACCTTAAGTCATTAAAATGCTAAAACAATTATAATTACAATAACTTTGAACACTTAACAAAACACCTTATCTAACTGCAAAATTCTTTTTACTGAAAATGAGAGATATTACTATGAGatctaaacatttctttttaccatttttgtGAATGAATCTATTACTTGCTTATTTCTCAGACTGTAGATAATGGGATTTAGCAAAGGAATTACGATTGTATAAAATAGAGAGTCTATCATATCTTGGTCATCTGCTTGTGGAGATGCAGGGCGCACATACATGAAGAGAAGTGGGCCATAATATAAAGAGACAGATAAGAGATGGGCTCCACAGGTGGAAAAGGCTTTCCTTACGCCTCTAAGAGACTTCTTTTTTAGGATTGTGAAAAGAGCAAATGTGTAAGAATTAAGAACTGTCACAATGGTGAATACCTGAATTGAGCcagacaaaataaaaaccattagAAAATTAATAGAAGGGTCAGTACAGGAAATCATAAACAGTGGTATAATATCACAGTAAAAATGATGTATTATGTTGGAATTGCAGAAGGTTAATCTGAATATAAGGACTTCATGAATTAAGGCATGGAGGAAGCCACCTAAAAATGAGAAGGCTAACAGCCGTATGCATAGTGAATTGTTCATAATCACGGGATATAGTAAAGGTTTGCATATGGCTACATAGCGATCATATGCCATTGTTGCCAAGAGAAAACATTCTGTAGTTCCaccaaatgcaaaggaaaaaaattgaatcatGCATTCAGAAAGAGATATCATCCTGTTTTTGGCcaagaaattaaacaacattttGGGAGTTACTGTGGAAGATATCCAAGCATCAGCAAAGGCTAAACTCCCAAGAGATAAGTACATGGGGATGTGAAGTTCTGGGTCATTCCAGATAAGAGCAATCAGACCAAGGTTCCACACAATAGTGATGAGATAGATCACCAAGAACACCAAGAACAGGGGCATTTTCCACTCTGGCTGATATGTAAGTCCTGTGAGAACAAACTCTGTCAACAATGTTGCATTATCCTGTTCCATGTCCTGGTTCAACATCCCTGAAATGAAACGCAGTAAATGTAAAACAGCATTCACTAAGACTTATAAAGCAAATAGTGGGGGAGGGAAGTTGATAGAAAAACATACTCTTATTACAATacccttttaattttctttcatattcctGTAATAGATGGAAACTGTTTTGAGAAatagaagaaatcaaaataaatgcaattattttatttctaaaagtgtgatgaaataatctacttttaaaatgcagatgataGAAATGCATGTAATGTGTGTTAACTTAAGAAAATCACTATTTGTAAAtttagaaaaggagagaagacttATTTCTTATAAGGGGTTACAGCCTGCAAGGTGGCTATCAAGTAGGCTGGGAAGCATGCCCCTGGCCAAGACCAGAGACAGGCACATCAAAGGAGGAGGGCTTGAGGTAGGAGCTTTAGGCTAAATAAGTTGgctaaatatacatattcaacGGGTTACGGGAGGATCTATGAGTATTCGTGAAGGTGGTCTTGGCACATGCATATTGAACAAACATGTATGTAACATACAACCCATGTTCACATTGGagtggagacttaacatttaaatgtgttGCAGTTAGGCCCTATACATCAAAAGGTCTTCTCAGGACATGAAGGCACATAAATGCACTGTCTCTGTAAACCAGCCAGAACCATGGTTGGTTTTCCTCTTATCTGGAGAAAGTTACTGACATCAGTCTCTTGTCCAATCAAAGCTGTAGTTATGTCTGGTAGCAGGGGTTCAGTTACTGAGCATCTGGTGCAGCTGCAAATTGTTTTAATCTTGCTTGTCTTGAGGCCAGTGCCtgtttagctgctagagaaaaagaaaaaccttgtggcagttagaacacagtttattctttaagtgtagaGGTGCCTGACTTAAACCTTGCCTGGTGTGGCCTTAAGTTCTGTTTATAATTTGGAATCTTATTGTCACAAAGAATATGTTCTGTCAGTCTTATAATCTCTATCTTAACATTAATACCAGCCAATTGTCATGTCTAAACTGCAAAAGAGAGGAAGTATAACAAGGCACATCTGACTTCCCACCCTGTCATGGCTGGGAACTAAGTTTTTACAGTTTTTCTGGAGACCTTTTGGCCAAGAGAGGGTTCGTTCTGTTGATGATGGCTTTGGATTTTAAGTTTGCAAGTGCCTAGTCCATGTGTATTATAATCTTGCAAATAATGAGGATGAAGAAATAGATTCTAAAGCATTCAGAAAGTAGTGTCACTAGGACTTAGTCACATATTTGATAGAAAAGTAGTATTCAGTGAAGGAAAAAGGAGTCACTTTGTGAATAGGTAGATTGTCATTCAAAACAGAGACTGAGAACTCAGGGGCATTGACAAGTTTGCAGTGTGAGCATGCCTTGAACATGTAGGTGAGATGTTTAGTATTAGTAAAACAATTCTACTAGAGTGGTAGAAATAATAACTTGGGAGTCATTGGAGTAGTTGAGGGCATAGTAATGGATGTCTTACCTATTGGAGAGtacattaagaaaagaaaagcatagcACCAAAAATACTTGATAGTATAATGACCTAATTTCCCTTGGGTATTTACCCAGcgatgggattgttgggtcaaatggtagctttGTTTCAAGTTGTTGAGAAATCTCCaggctgctttccacagtggctgaactaaagtatttccaccaacaatgtataagcatttccttttctccacagcctcatcagcatgttttgttttttaataatagccatgaTGACTGGTGGGAAATGgtttctcattgtgattttgatttgcattcctctgatgattaatgatgagcattcttttttttatgtgtgttgactgcctgtatgtcttctttggagaaggatctgttcatgtcctttgcttatTTGTCAATAGGGTTACATTTTTTtgcttgctgatttgtttaatttccttatagattctggatattagacctttgttggatgcatggtttgcaaatattttctgtcattctgtaggttgtctgtgtaCTCTATTgatgatttcttttgctgtgcagaagttctttagtttaattaggtcacacttgtcaatttttgttttcattgcaattgcttcTGAGGACTTAGCTGAAAATTCTTTGCTAAGGCCAATGTTGAGAAGAATACTTCCTAGGTTTTCGTCTAGGATTTTTACATTtcgaggtcttacatttaaatatttaatccatcttgaataaatttttgtatatggtgaaaggaagggattcagtttcgttcttccacatatggctagccaccatcccagcaccgtttactgaataggggatcctttctttattgcttgttttttgtcagccttgttgaagatcagattaTTCCAAGTGTGTGCCTTAATTTCTGAGTTtgctactctgttccattggtctatgtgtctggttttataccaataccatgccgTCTTGGTTGTTAAAGTCAcatgcactcctatgttcattgctacactattcacaatggtaaacacatggaatcaatctaggtgtcCAGCAGGGGtggactggatttttaaaatgtggtacatatacaagatggaatactactcagccacaacaAAGAACGAAATCATGtactttgcagcagcatggatgcagctggaggccataatccaaAGCAAACcgacacaggagcagaaaaccaaatgacacatatttttatttgcaagtgGGGCTAAACATTgaacacacatggacataaacatgagaACGATAGACACTTTGGACTAGTACattggagagggaggggagaatgggtggaaaaactattgggtactctGCTCACTAACTgcgtgcaatatacccatgtaacaagtctgcatatattctctctatatctaaaataaaagttgactttaaaaaataaaaagaaaaacaacttgagGAGTTATATTGAAAGGTAATATAGGGAATGGATGTCATTTATTTGATGGTCAACATCTGATACTTTTTTCTCTCCCACATGGATCTTAGTGGCAGACAAAGGATTTGACTTTGATATGTATAATCAAACCTACTCAACCTAGATTTGGATATAGAGAAATGGAGACAAATGTACAtggacaataaaaaaaaattagtaggcaGTCGAAGCAATAATATCAAGATCTCAGAACATGCAtcctgcatttaaaaaacaacGGTACAGATACTATAAGCTATGTCATTGGCAGTTCAGCAGCAGAAACAACCACACTCATGAAGCTACTGTTGGAACAGGATTTTGGCTGTTGACTGGCTGCCTTGCTTCCTTCTGTTCCTGCCATTGTTTTCCAGTGAATTTCTCCAACTTTCCTAGCATTTATATGTTAAACTCAATATCCAATCAGTAACTTATTTCCTGTTGCAGCCCCCCAAAACCTGGATGTTCAAAAGGGAGATGAGGGAGAGAACAGAAAAGGATATCGAACAGAAGGATCAAGGGAAGAAGCAGGAGGGAAACTAGAGAGTTGAGTGTTGGGGACATAAAGagaggaaagataaaaagaatgacAAAGTGAAGTACTGAGCCAAATGCCAAAATAAATGGTGTAGTAGGACAAGAAGTGAAGGAAAATCACTGTGCTGAGAAAGTACATGATTTTTAGTGGCTTTAGTGAGAGCAGTTTCCCTTATGTAATAGAATAAAGTTCAGTAAATAAGAAGTGAATGGGAAACAAATGGCAAAACAGTGAGGTGATTAAATAGAGTACTCTATGAAATGTGGAGAATGGTTAGCATTTGTCTGTTGCTCATAGActagtttaatattttttcttctgtagaatatttaagaaaagttctcaaaagaaaatatagacaagACAGGGGACAGCAAGATATTTAGAGGAGAAAAGGGACAGAAAAAGTGGAAAGGGAAATTTGTGTGggtgaaaataaaacaagaaggaggaagaaaaataggGAGAGAATAATCATGCCATAGATAGGTAAGTGCAAAAAAGACAAGccaaaaaagagacagagaggaagtcTCGGAGATACATAGAGGCAAATAAAGGGAAAAGCTCAGAAGCTTGGGTTGGATGTGTGCATTAACTCTGATGTTCATGAATATGACAGAGAGCACTGAGAgtattttcaactttctcttttaaaaagttcagttTGTTTTCCTATGGAATTTGTGTATGATAAAGAGACTTTTACTTGAAATTTTACCCATACATTTTCCACTGTTCATGAATATATTGGCACTGTCTGAATGTTTATTCCATATTCAAACGTTGctatatctttattattatggagcttaaaatgaaatttctcaAGAAATCTTGCTGGTATTGAGAGCACTTTATtctctatcagcattttgtttgattgtttgtttttcagcAGAATTAAATAACCAAAGACTGGATCCTGAGACGGACTATGTAAAGAACAAAGGGCAATAATTCCGCGTGttaagtaaatttttatataattggtTTATTCCATTCAAACCCAATTAACAGTATAACCAAACATTCTCAAAGTCAATTTATGAGGgtactttataaattataaatgttgaAAAAGGTAGGGGAAGTATATTTGCTGCATATTTTCTGAGATGTATATATGTGAATTAGTATTACtagtattatttataaataaaatgctcaataaaaatatatttatttctatgtactaattctatatatttatttatgtgccTATATTTAATATGATCAATGAAATTATTGCCACAGGTAGTGATGATATAGAGgagttaatatttaattaacaGATCTTAAAAGTTTTAATCAGAAATGTGACTACGCAGAATAAACCTTTATGTCAATATCATCAGAAAGATTTCTTACATAACAATAGAAACGAATTAAAGCTTTAAACCCAGTTTTAAAGCATTTAATGTTCTAGTTATCCAGAATTTATCTTACATAGTCATTAGAGTTGGGTTTAAAAGACAATATATAAGggttcaaaattttattttatagttattttgtaTATCTAGATTTTAGATAAGATTTTAGACATAGATTTAAGTTATTTTAGAATAATAGCTAGattattcacttcttttgttccATTCGCCCCTGGCAATTTTGGTATGCTATAaaccaaatacaaaattattataaattaaatagcattttagactttcattaaaaataataatgtgaaaaaataatttctctcttaCCAATATTATAAGAAATTACGGAGATCCTTCAAAAGTGTTAGGCTTTCTAAAGCATAGAAAAATGCATAATAGAACAGAAATGACAATAACACAGGTAGGAATTCTTTGCACACTGATTCATTATGGAGGCTTCATTTTCAATCTTAGGAAAATGTTGTTAACATAAATTTGCTTTCAGTACAAGCATTCACCAATTGTATCTCTTTATTTTTGCCAGGAGAGGATGGTGTGGAGAACTGAAATTCCCCTAAGAACACCTTAGGATTCCCTATAGGGTGAAGTGAAGATCTTCAACTGGGCATTGTGGATTTAGATGTGTATGAGAAATACAGATTATCCTACAGGGTATTGCAGAGTTTAGAAACATAGACATTAAGTCACTGTACCCAGTTTGGGTTTTAACAATTGAAATTACACTTTATGCCACTATTATCCACAACACGTAACACTTCTGACATTCTATGCAAacttcagtttctacataaaATTCCATGCTCTGAATGCTGTGATTAGTATAGTCTCATCAGAGCTGATCAAAACATGATTTTACTGAGGCCAAAGATCTAGGTTCCCTTCAGAAGCCAACCCCAAGTAAATTTGTAAAATTGTCCTCCTCATTCAAACTGCAGCTCAAACTCCAGACATCTATCTAACTTCCAGGTGGGCTGAAATCTGATGAGAAATGTTAATAGGCAAATGTCtgggggaggaaaaaagaaaagcaaagacaatCTTGCGATGCATTGCCACCTAGTTGGTACTGTCACTATCTCTTCATAATGGCATTCTGTCATTGTATCCAATTAGTTTATGTATAATTTCCAGAAAGTCTAGGTGTAGATCATTGACCGACTTAACTCAAACTGCTCCCTGTCTTTATGGAACCATCCAATAGGATCTTTTTGCCTGACACCTAGATAGAGCCCATTACCAAGACAGAGGAATTGCAACAGAGAGTTTTAATCCATATAGAACTGGCTAAATGGGAGATtccaattttattattactcaaatcaccCTTTCCAAAAATTCAGAGGGTAGAGTTTTTTAAACACGGTTTGTTGGGCAGGGGTCTAAGCAATGAGGAAAGCTGATTGGTTGGGTTGAGGATAAAATCATCGGGGTTGAAACTGTCTTCTTGTGGatcctggggtgggggggtgggtgtgTCACAAAACTAGAGGAGTCCTTTTACCATTCTGGATGGTGCCAGCTGATTTATCAGAATTCAGGATCTACAAAATACCTTGAACACCAATCTTAGATTTCACAATAGGAATATTGTCTGTAGGAGCAATTAGGAAGGTTAGAAATCTGTGGCCTCTGGTTGCATGATTAGGAGccataacttctaatcttgtgatAATCTGTGAGTTTTACAATGGTGGTCAGATCCCCAAGCTAGGAGGAAGTTTGCATTGAGGAGAGactgttaccatctttgtttcaaaATCAAACTCTCAATTCCTCCCAGAGGTAGTTGGACGTACACTCAGGAATGAAGAAGGGCAGCTTGGAGATTAGAAGCACTGCctgattttatttcagattcactCTCATGATATGCCTATGTGAGATTTTTCTGTCATcgtttttgcaaaggtggtttcaactATGTTTCACTCCATCATACTCCACCTTATAACCCTGAGTCTACTAAGCCTTTTGCTCAGTTACATTTTCAcccattaaaataaaagatactagATAAATGCCTTAAAACGTCAGTTCCTCAAATGAACCAGGCCTGCCTTCTTTAACCACCTTTACACCTTGGTCAAAATCTGAGCTCAGAGCAATAGAGAAAAATATCCCTGTCCCAAGCAAAAGTGCCAGAAGTTTTCTGTGGAATTTAGAATTCTTCCAGGATCACATAATCTATGACTCCCTgatctttatatatttagtaaCGTGATACTCTAACCTGGTTAATCCTATAGCTGAAGCCAAACGTGAGGCACCTAAGATAGATAGCAAAGATCCAACCCCTCAATCTTCcagaaaaggaacaaaacagggtgagaaaataacaaataatccTCTAGAATCCATTCCCCAAGAATTTCTTCAAAAATTCACTGGTCTGATATGTAATCTTATAAACAAAACAGGAGGAACTAATCTCTGACTATAAGGCAAGATTAGAAGTATGATTTGTAAAACATTCTGGTCAATCCATGTTGAGTTCAGCATAGAAAATACTTGTTCTATTCATCAGTGGGATCCACCTTCAACTCATTAACCTAGTTACAAAACAAAAGATACATTGGGAGGCTGATGATCTGCTAAATtaataccccaaaatatatttcagtagAAAATTATAGTGCATCCGCTATTAAATTCAACTTCTGTCTGTTATCCTTGAGTTTTTATTATCTACCTATAAATTGCCTTTTTCATGAAGCCCTATGAGCTTGGTGTGGAAAACTTGATATAAACTTCAGAGGACAATCTTCATAAATGCAGCTGAGTGGGCTGCTAAAAAGCTCACCAAAATATCCAATGACATAATCAGAGACATTCAGactgcaaaacagaaaaatcaacagaTTGCAACTGCCATTTTATTCCATCATCAAAAGATGCTTTGAGCTTAAAATCTAAAAATCTCAACTAACTGCTCTTTGGGTTCAGACACTAAGTTTACAGATTGTTATAacaattaaccttttttttttttctgagacagagtctcgctcttttgcccagggtggagtgcagtagcaccatcactgcaacctcagccccacgggttcaagcgattcatctgcctcagcctcacaagtagctgggatcacaggtgcctaccaccaccctcggctaattttttgtatttttagtagagacaggtttcaccatgttggccaggctggtctggaactcctgacctcaagtgaccaacccacctcagtctcccaaagtgctgggattagaggtgtgagccaccacacctggcctataaccattaactttttatttgttttatttcattcatgGGCACTTTGGCTGTGGAGTAATTCCCAATCCCTTGATATTTTCCTCATGAGGGTCATCACTGTAATCTTCCTGGTATGCTGTATTTTCTCAAGAGTCTGAAATGCAAATTCATAGCCATCACAGTTACCAGGTTTTCTCCATAAGATTAAAATAGCATAAACAAAGTGTCCAATAAAAGAAACACTGCTTTAAGAGACTAGAAATTGTAACTTATGCGGAGACAAAGACAACCAGCTCTGGTGGTGAGAAAGTGCTCTGTGTGCCTGAGTGTTGGTCAATATCCCATatcccataattcccataatATCCCATCAATATCCCATAATTGATAAGTGaaacaaaagggagaaaatagtaaataataaatttgaatgctaatttattcaataataaaattgaagTACATTAGACTGAGGTGGCTCCAGCTAAGTGGGTTTCTATGTAAGCACACAGAAACTCAACTCATTGAAAATGGTAAAACAAaagttaactttttctttttctttatactttaagttctgggatacatgtgcagatcgTGCAggttgttacacaggtatacatgtaccatggtggtttgctgcatccatcaacctgttatctagattttaagcccacatgcattaggtgtttgtcctaatgctctccctccccttccctccaccccctgacaggcccctgtgtgtgatgttccccttcctgtgtccgtgtgttcccattgttcaattcccacttataagtgagaacatgcagtgtttagttttctgttcctgtgtgagtttgctgagaataatggtttccagcttcatccttgtccctgcaaaggacatgaactcattctttctatggcttcatagtattgcatggtgtatatgtgccacattttctttattcagtctatcattgatgggcctttgggttggttccaagtgcttgctattgtgaatactgctgcgataaacatacatCTTCacgtgtctttataacagaattatAAATAAGTCTTTGGGTATATAATCAATAATGGGATagatggatcaaatggtatttctggtttcagatccttgaggaatcaccacactgtcttccacaatggttaactaattacgttcccaccagcagtataaaagtgttcccatttctccacatcctttccagtgtctgtggtttcctgactttttaatgatcgccattctaactggtgtgagatggtatcac encodes the following:
- the LOC100607576 gene encoding olfactory receptor 5H2; this translates as MLNQDMEQDNATLLTEFVLTGLTYQPEWKMPLFLVFLVIYLITIVWNLGLIALIWNDPELHIPMYLSLGSLAFADAWISSTVTPKMLFNFLAKNRMISLSECMIQFFSFAFGGTTECFLLATMAYDRYVAICKPLLYPVIMNNSLCIRLLAFSFLGGFLHALIHEVLIFRLTFCNSNIIHHFYCDIIPLFMISCTDPSINFLMVFILSGSIQVFTIVTVLNSYTFALFTILKKKSLRGVRKAFSTCGAHLLSVSLYYGPLLFMYVRPASPQADDQDMIDSLFYTIVIPLLNPIIYSLRNKQVIDSFTKMVKRNV